GCTGTTTTTCAAGGCTGTGGACAGCTGCAGATCACACTGTCAATAGGCTGATTAAACCTCCATTTAGGGACCCGTCATTAAAACCAACCAATCAGATTAGAGATAAGGATGGTGAATGATAGATTGATACTGGGGTGGGGAGGTAAGGAGGGCTGTAGTAAAGCTAGAGACCAGTgacagtgagagtgtgtgaaggtgGGGGGGTAAAATTATAGTCTTTTTGCAGTATGTTACACATAAATGTGTTgctgaaacaaacattttaaagcagGTCAAACAagtctttggtttgttttttcatctttggATACTATAAATATCGATATAGTACAGGTTTAAGGGCAAAACGTTGCttcaaggtctttttttttaagtttctctttgtttctcttaaGTTTTAAAGCTTTTCCACCGAAGTTAAGTCAGTCCATGAGTTGGTCAGATCAGTCCGTCTTCAGGCTTTGATGCAGGAGTTGGGACCAGGGTGACCGGAGCCGTCGTCCACCCACTTATCTAGGCTCCGTCGGCGTGCATTCATAAAGAAGTTGCTGACCGTGGTCAGCTCCAGGCCCAGCTGCTGGGCGATGgtgagctgcagctctttggATGGACGCTTGTTCTCCTTGAAGATGGCGTGAAGCGTCCGCCGCTGCACATCTGTGAACACCAGCCGGGGCTTCTTGGACATGTTTCCTCGCTCGCTCCGGCCGTGGTCCTGTTCCTTACGCTTACACGCTGTGGAGGATTCacgacagagacacacagagacagaacaagagAGGGTTTGTGAGTGAGAGCAGAATATACTtgtgtaaaaacaataattatgaCAGAAAACTGGAGTGAGAAACttctctccatcacacctcAACCCTGCATGGACAGAGGTTCTTCTCCATATCATCTAACCCTATAAATCTAGTTTTAATTCTATTCTATGGTTATTAAAAGTCAATAACAACATCTGAACTGTAAATGCAAAACAAGATTTCttccaatgtttttttcatggcCACAATACTCCAGTATTAATGGAACCAAATAGAAacatattttgacatttttaagtgaaatacatagtttttatattctgtctcactctttttttttttactaggaCTATATAGAATTAATTTTGAGTGATAACAATATGCCTCTACTACATCTCTGTATCCCAATGATAAATGAACaattacacagacaaacaaatgaataaacaaaaatgcaatAGCTGGTTTGTCTAATATGTCCTCCTAACTGGTTTGACTACACTGTTTGCAGTATGAAAAACAATTGAACTCTCATCACAGGACTACTATATACACATTTCATACTCTGACACTGTCATGGTGGAGACAGCCCTGAAAGAGACTCTTTAAGACCTTATGTGCTGATAACAGTTCTTCCTATATCTTAGAAGACTCAACCTAAAAGAATCATGCAGCAGCGAAGGTAGTGTTACTTCTATTCCAAGACACTTTTTCATTGAGCAAACCATAGGATGCTTGGGAAATAATGGCTGAATTTAAGTTTTCCGTGTTTCGTTTAGGACCTCGGAGCAGCTCAAGTCCCAGAGCAGACGAGCCTGTCAGCCCGGGAACAACGAGCGCTGTCCACGGTGCTGAAAGCAGCGGTGCGCCTCTGAAAGAAACTACATCTGTGGTCAAATAAACtgcatgtatatataaaaatatatatctaatGCTGGAAAGAAGGAGCCGTGGGTCCGTTTGAAAGACAAAAACCAAACCTCCCTTCAGCTAATTCATTGTCGTCATTGTTTcgttttttctctgcagcacatcCACACTGAGGTTCACCCGTGAGCAGTGACCAGGAGGGGGCAGACGTGAGCTGCTGGAGCCAGGCCCATCACGGAGGAAAACACTGAACACCATATTCTGACCACAAAGCCAGTTAAAGGCAGTACGGATAAATTTGacttatatattaaataatatttaattatgaTTCACCTCAAAACACAttgatgtaaaaaagaaaacgatTGAATATAGAGAAAATCAATTTGTAACTTTGAACAGAATTTGGAGAAAAGAAagctaaatatattttctaagCCAATAAAATTTACGTATTCTATATTAAATATGGGATTTGTGTATATTCGTAGTTTCATAATGTGGCTCATTCAACTTCACGTGGGTTGGATGTTATGTGCCATTAAAATCCAAAGGTAGCTTTATTAAGGGAAGTTTAATATCAACATAAATTATTATGCTAAATCAAataaatttaaacttttttttttgctgaaccCACTCCTCTTCTTTTAACACGCCCTCTCTCACATGTGTGCTAAGGTACAGTGCAGCGGCCTGTGCGCACGACCATAAACTTGCGTCTAATTGTGAGTGTGAGCAGCCCGGTGTCTCCAGCGCTGGTAAATATTAACAGAGAGCTGGAGCTCCTCGTGCGAGGGGCTGCTATAAATCAGCCCGAGTGAAGGCCACTCAGACAGGAGGAGCAGCCACAGAGCGACCGGGCCCCGGCACAGGAGACCCGGGCAGAGAGGCTGCTTTTCCCAGGAATAACAACGGCCTCGTTATCAggttaatcacacacacacacacaaacacacacacacacacacacacacacacacacacacacacacacacacacagctgctgctcccAGCTAatcattacaaacacacagataactccacacactcaaacagactgcacacacacacacacacacacacacacacacacacacacacacacacacacacacacacacacacacacacacacacacacacacactggacctaCACTGACACAGTGTGACGATAGTCCTGCGTTTCATCATCTCACAGAACAACAAACAGACCTCTGTGCTGAACATGCTGCGAATATTCATCTGAAAGACCAGAACCCACCACACATTCTAAAGCTTGTATCCTAATTTATTATAAGCAGGTAggtattctattctattctattctattctactcAGGCAAATTCAGGTGGGTAATTGAATTCGTGGGAAAAGCAGAATAGGCCCAAGATTAATTTCAGAAGCCTAAAATCAATAAGTGTATCACATCTACTTCAGCACACGATCACATCTAGTTCACCGGAACGAACGGATCAATATAATGGCGCTCACTCTATTCACTTCGAattaatttagtatttttttaactgtgaaatttttactttttacatttttataaatttcacatttattgtttgttttttcagaaagacaggattttccatttttattcaggaattttgtttttataaaaaagttGAGGATAAGAACATGCgtaagaaaatgtgaaaatatataattaatcaGCACAGACCCCgagacatttattttcctcatatTGCGAGAATCGATATATCTtccttaaaacaaacaaaaataaaacatcaccaGTATAATTAGTAGGCTGCTGCATGGtctgatttgtgttttaatatagGCTGATCACGCTAATGATCCAACGATGACACCCAACTTTCAAAAGTTAAATGAGGTTTAATCATTTGCAAAaagtcactcactcacacacacacgcgcgcacacacacgcacacacagcagatgggaaaactgaaaaaagaatcAATTGCGATTATAGTCTACGAGCACGCACGCAGACACAACGCATGCAGCCGCAGCCTCACTTTTCAAAAAGCCAGAAGATACAGTACAGGTCATCGATCAGGCCTATTCGCGTTATAAACATGCATTGGGTGTCTGTGAACGCGCACGGACGATTTGGGGCCTTTATTGCGCGCCCTACTTGAGTCGTGCCCACCTCAGGTACAAATTAATTAAGCATTATCAGTTCATTTGAGAAACCTCAGTCAAGACAGTGTCAGTTTTTATCctattcttttctattcttttcttttctattctgcAATCAAGTccaatgggtttttttttcccaaagtGAGAGACGGACCCATTCACCATGTAAACAATGACTCCAGCTTCACATTTAACTTTAGTTTAACACAGACTCTCCAGTacacgcgcacaaacacacgctttTGGCTCTGTCTGTTTACACCAGGACTCAACACCAGAAAAACGCTGATCAGTCGCATCTTcaccaaaataaacacattcctAACGATTTCTGGACACAGGATCATCTTACGCACGCACTCGGTCGGTCGATATTTTGAGGTGAAATGACATGAGGAGAATCAGTGTAGAAACAGAAAAGCGATGTATATTGATATCAGGTCACCTTAGTGATGCACTTTTTTTTCAGCTTTGGCGACTTCATAAATTGTTAAACCCGCTCCAGGAAGCTCCCCACTCTACTATCTTTAATTTGGAGTCCATGGATCATTCAAATAACCAGGGCTTCACCAAACACTGACGCACGGCCCGGTTCCTTGAACATTTGACTTCCAGCATCTTGTATACAAATTCAATGTCTGTAGACAGTTGGAGGAGATATTTCGCTACaagacatttgaataaataaaatataagccTGGAGGTGAGTTGGTCCTGAATGCTTCCCTAATTATTGTTTACGCTTGGAATGCTGTACAAGCTTTGTGGTAAGAACTGCAAGATGACCTTTGGTTCTCAGCCCACCTGACCCCATTTTCAATAAGGTAGCATTCAGGGCCAGTGAGCCTCCTCCATGCTTATTTAGCGTCTGTTTTTTCTCATCAACACattcagaaaaaagaaagcaaaaaggGGACTTTACCGAGGCTTCGCTCACCTGCGAGCCTGAGCGCACTCATGCGTTGGAACTCAGGCTCCTGCAGCCACTTCCACATGCGGCGGAAGGTCTCCCTGCCGGACTTGAGCTTGGACCAGGGTTTGGGGTTTCTCAGCAGGTCGGACAGGGTCCCCTGGGACCTGCAGAGGACCCGCTGGGCGAAGATGGCCTGAGGGATGCTGTAGCGCTTCAGCTCCGTGGTGATCCTCTGCGCCACTTCTTTGGTattcacctcctccatctgccCCCCATTAAcgccacctcctccacccccttGCTGCCCGGGCCCGGAGGCCTGCTCCCGGCCGTTCCCCAGCCCCTGGCCGTGCCCCTGCGCGCCAAGGTGGGCGTGCGGGTGGTGGTGGAGGCCATTGATTTGCACCATGCCCGCCGAGGAGCTCATGTGCTGCTCCGTGTGTCTGCCGAGCATGGCCGGGTGGTGAGCCTCAAACCCGCTGGGGGTGAGCATCTTCTCACCGGGCATGGCGGCACCGGGATGCGCGTAGGGGGGGATGCCGGCCTGGGACGTGTGTATGCTGGCCAGACCGGAACCAGACAGCGGGGACAAGCTCTGGCCCATACAGGGATCCTTGTGATGATATGCGGGATACAGACTGTTCATAGGAGCCAGACTCCGGTCCTCTCGCATCAGCGTGAAGCTGCCGCTGACGTTCCCGGGGATCCTCTGGTGGGGGTGCGGGTGCGGATGAtggggatggtggtggtggtggtggtgatgatggggTGGAAACTTGTCCGACACCGTGGAGATGGGGGGTAAGGGCTGCAGGGGGGTTAGGGTGGTGTAAGTGCTGCTCGCACTCATGCCATGGGGGGCTTCGCACATGCTGATGGCCGGGTGCAGGTGTCCGGGGTGGCCGTGGTGATAGTCTCCGCTGTCCAGGAGGGTCGCCATGCCCATTGCGCGGTGGCCCAGAGCCCGGGGGTTCGGACGGGAATGCAGGTCCCCGTGACCGTTCACGGACTCATGGCTCACTCCGTGCATGTCGCCAATATTCTCCATCGACAGCTGTGCGTTCATGATCCGGGCAGCGCTGTGGACGAACCATCTATCTGACCTACCGCAGGGAGCTGGTGCCCAGAAGTCCTCCCGTCCAGGAAAGTTCAATCttcttttgttgcttttcttgtgtttttgcagccgcagcagcagcagcagcctctgctTCTCTCAGTTCCTCCAGTGGTTTTGGATTATTCTCCTACCTCTGGTACTCTTCTGCAAAATGGAAACTCCTCTTCAGAATCCCCCCGTTTTTCTGGTAtatacataatttttttttctgactctCTTTATATTTCAAGCCCCCCCACCGCTAACCAGCAGTCCTTGCGCTCCGATCGGGTGCCGCGCCATCTCTCTAGTCTTCAGCCCTCTTCCACCGCAGCACAGACCACTGTCTGCACATGCGCACTGAAGACACACATCTCCTccagtgctctctctctccccctctctctctctctccaacacacacacacacaccgccccTTGCTCTGACGTCAGCTACCTTATTAAGGAAGGGAGGTATCAAACCACCTGCTAAAAGCTGCCCACCTCAATAACCCATATTCAGCCGCCTGTAGCCTTCCCTGACATGCGAAAAACATGCTAAGTACAAACATCCCTAGTATAATCCTCACATGATAAACCCATTGAAATGAACTGAACCATCCACCAAAGGCTTAACTGCTATTtgttatttagaaaatgttaaatcCATTAATGAGGCGTTAACTCTCAGTCCTCCTTAAATGATTAAGTGCAAATGAAGTCAACTTCCGGGTTCATTTGGAGTTGATTTTCTGAAGTCTGCTCGAGATTCAAAACCTCCAATGAAAACACGCTCAGTTTCTCTCATTgtagaagaaaaacagagtttacatgAACTTCAACAAAGATTTAATCAAGTTAATCAagtcatgtgcacacacacacacacacacacacacacacacaaacacacacaaacacacgcacacacaaacacacacatacacacacgcacacacacacacacacacaccacgccCCTGCCAAGTATGTGGTGGCGGTTTAACCAAACGAGAGAGGACTGTAGTACCTTCTCTTTTGATAGAAAAAGATGAGCAGATGTGTCTTTTGTTCAACCATTAGGCTTAACGAACCAAgcccagcagtgtgtgtgtgtgtgtgtgtgtgtgtgtgtgtgtgtgtgtgtgtgtgtgtgtgtgtgtgtcctattTGTAGATGGACTCATGCACATTTTAATCCTGAAGTTTTGGAATCATTTAAGTGTAAACCTTTGAACCAATAGccccaaaataaaagaaatatgcaaacacatgattgaatcaattcaattttatttttgtcgagaagaatttacacattttacaaattcACGTGCATCTCTGTTAAAACAAGCCAAGGCCCTGCCGGAAATGACATGCTGACACTCAGTATAACATGTTGCTGTGGTGCATTATGCAGGATCAAACTCAAACGCCTGATAAAAGTGGGCTCCTACACTGACATGTCGTCAGGGGCCGTTTATCCTAATAGAGCGGTGGCGCAGGGCGTCCTCGCCGGCCGAGGTGACAGCTTGCAGCGGTCAGTGTCCTGCTGGACCCCCCGCTGAATGAGGGACATGTCAAAGGTGACGCTTCAAGACTCCCAAAGCCAACATCTGCGGGGGGACAGATTAACCTTTCAGACTTTTCCCTGTCCCGGACCTGCTATTGGGCCCCCGCATCTGTCAGGGCCCCCCACAATAGAGCCAACGCTCGGTTGAACgagttaaataaaaagaaaagaaaaaaagaagaagaggagaagaagttAAACTGTCTCTGATGTGAAGTCAATGTCAACGGcgtgtgtgtgacgtgtgtcGAGACAAAGGGACCCTAATTCCTCGAAGTGTGGCCGACCAACCGTGGAGTGCTGTGGACATAATGGACTTTAGATGCAGCCAATAGGGCTGACAacagggaaacaaaaacactgccAGTAAAATGACATATCATCATTTTCAAACAAGGTTATTATAGGCTACTTATCACGACACTTTAATCAGAATTCAACcaaaaatatttatgattttacAATCAAGCTATATGGGTGCATTTTATTCTATATAATACAATAACTCTTTATGATAAAACTTATATTTTTGCATTGTAGTCcagtttataattttttatttagttgcacacacacacacaagatgtaCGAAAGAGAGAAATATGAAAAGCCAACGTTTGGCCTCACATGGCTGCAAACCTCATCTACACATTCTCATGCGGATCGATATGCTGCTGCCATGTCTGCACGacctgagctgtgtgtgtgtgtgtgtgtgtgtgtgtgtgtgtgtgtgtgtgtgtctgtgtgtgtgtgtgtgtgtgtgtgtgtgtgtgtgtgtgtgtgtgtgtgtgtgtgtgtgtgtgtatattggCTCTCCATGGCCATTGTGCATGCCCAGATACAGGCCTGCACGGGCCCTGCGAGCCGCGGTGACATTTGCTTTTGCAGAGAGAGTATAAAAGTGACACGGCTTCCTGAGCACTTCTGCACGCAGGATATATTTCACGAGAAATTTCAGATCAATTAGCGCGAAGGAGACGTAGTGACGCACGGATCCATACATGTGGTGATATGGATATGAAGAGTTTGGGAACAAAAAAGATGAGCTATTCATTTCCATATTCAGCcgtataataataacaaactatACACCTGAGCAAAGTGAGGATCATGCGGGCGATGGGCACCTGAACCGGGACCGTGTCAATTAGCCACTTATGCAGGTCTCACACCGAATATTAATgaggggcgagagagagagagagagagagagagagagagagagagagagagagagagagagagagagagagagagaggtgaggatcaatatttctgctgctctgcaaaGTGACACAGCGTTGTAAGCCTTATAGATGCTCAAAACGACAATTACAGCTTGTTTAGGAATCTGCCTTTTGCTAAGAGGCACCTGGTGAAACTCGACTTTTATAAATGAGGTTACTTCAGTTCGGCCCAtgcatacatataaatatatatggtCATTTAAGGCCGCATTATATAAGGGCGCATGCACGTGGAAACCGAACCAGCCTTTTGGAAATGAACGGCATTGCTCTTGATTTTGTCCCTTTGCAGCAGCTAACTAAAATACTGGTCCACCTTTTAAACTCCAGATGCGGATTTATTGTATGATTTAAGCACAAGTAAACGACATTACGGAGAAATACAGATATGTTTATATACAAATATCTGGAAACACATATGAAATGATTCCTCCCTGCGCtcttttctaaaataaataaagaagaagtgAATTGTAGTGTTGGCGGTTGCATGGCCTTTACAGCATATTTGAAGTATAGGCCTTGAAAACGCACCACACCGCGCCAATCGATACTGAATACAATTATAATTCTTAGAGGAACTCAGGCCTTTGATTCGTTAgaataaacaacatgaaaatataCGGATTTTATACGAGTCTGTGTGTGGCATTTTAAACGTATAAGCACTTATATATCtcataatctttatttttttaaataaatatatgatttaaattagatatatttttttctcaaatataaGTATACTTACAACAAGAATAACGGTATCATAATTGTAACAATTTGTAGTTTTATGTGTATTTACTTTATTCTGAGGGATAAAAAAGTGGCTAGAAAAAAAGAGGCATCAACTAAAATTAAAACCAGTTCGGAAATGATAAACTAAAATTACAGAGATGAAGAGGGATCATCTCCTTTTTAAGCGTCTCATAATCCCGCATTTGAGCATTTAAGACGTTTTCTAAGTAAAACCATGAGTTGATAACCTCACCGCACACGAGCAAGTAAATCCTCAGATCTCCACActaataaaactattttaattccccctcccctccatgtTCAGTAAggaatttactttttatttctcccccaattaattaataaaaaaaatgccatCATGGCCGAGCAGCAGACCGCGGACCTGCTGCCTTGCTCAGGGGTAGATCAACTGCCTCTTCGCCCCTTCTGTGTTATTCCGCGTCACTTGCTCTGATTCGTGCGCTCATGTGAGATTAACCAGGCATCACTTTACATTAAGGTGTCCATATGCCGCCCAATTACTCCATGCAACTTTGGTGAGACTCCAATTATGACAACAAAACCGTGTTAACGATAGCCAAACCCTGCAGCCCCGCGCACCGTGCACGCTGCTCCAAATGTGCATGTTCAAATCCAACGTGACTTCTTACGCCAACAGACTGCGTGTGGCTCAATGAGCAGTAATAGAATTAAAGAGGATTAAAAAAGCGCCATAAACAATCTCtagtttgatgtttttctccGCCTTAATTTCTGTATAATTTTAGTGACATATTCATAGTTTCCAGCTTCCCTTTGTGggctttttatttgatcaaattgcAAGTGAAAAATATTTGACGTGTTGGCCATTTACATAATTGTGAGTCACGATAGAGGAAAGAAACCATTTGACATTATATCTCAAACAATACAGAACGCAAATCATTAACCTCCTGTTGAAATATTTCCTGATTTAGACATAACTATCGTCCCGAATTTATCacataatgataacaataattataagggaggattattttaatattgGCTCTACTTAGATTCACATTTTTCTATATGGATGCCACACCAGGGTGGGGCTGCTTTCCAACACGTTTTCTGGCATAATCATTTTTCTGGTGCGTGTACAGACCCACCTCTCATAAGAGAAACTGTTTCAGCTGAACGCATTTCCATGGAGGTTGCTATTTTTTTTAAGAGTTTTGACGAAACAAAACAACTCAGTCTGAGTCCTATaatgcgtatgtgtgtgtgcacatgcatgcaggCAGCTATGGTTGATCCTTTACAGTATCTATCAATTATTACAAGGCAGCCAGTAAATGAAAACCCCACAGTTTGACTCTACAGATACACAGAGCTGCATTCTGCAGAAAATCAATCAACCATTCGTTACGTGGCCCGCTGCGGATTGACCATGCATTAAtatcattataaatattataaccACACTTAATGAAGTGGGATCTTTCACGAAGCAGACTCTCCTCCATGCAGACTGTGGTGAGTGTGcagaagaggaggcagctgcTGTAAGTTTGTGCGCAGATGCATCAGGATGCAGGGGAGCAGTCTGTGCGTCAGACCTGGACCCCATGTACTCCTTTTTCTCCGTGCCTCCTCTCAACAGGGTGCCAGGGTGCAACATGTCTGCATTtaaactcctcttcctctgcgcAAGACACACGCCCGCACCCACACGCACCtacaacgcacacacacactgtattccTGAGACTTTACCGCAGGATCCTACTCTGTCATGCATCTTTGACAGCTCACTCCCATGCAGCCGAGCACAAAACAACAAGCAGAGCTGGAACATCAATTTACATCAACTCTTTAACTCCAACTTGCAAAAAAGCAGAGGACGCACTCGCATCCGCGCGTCTCCTCCCTGTGGTCTCCCCCTCTTgtcccaccctctctctctcgaccTCCGGCTTCCAGCTTCTCTCCAGAGCCGCACGAGTCCCAAATCCTGACCGAGGTAAACATCCTCCAGCCGCCGCATGCAGAGTCTCCGTCTGCAACCGCAAATTATCCGTCCCGCAGCAAATAAAGCTTCTCGTTTCCCTGCTCCGGTACCGAGCTTCTGTCCGTGTGCTTTGGTCGATGCAGGCGCATTTGAATAGGCTGGCCGGCGTTGTTATGGATCCGTGCGCGCTGAAAGAGAATCAGTATGCAAATTGTTTCAGTATCAATCGAAAGGTTCGATCCGCCCGTGCGTCAGCCCCTTTGGCACGAGAGGCTCCGGGCTGCATAAATGTTTATAATGATgttttaccacacacacacacacacacggggataaggatgaaataaaacagtggACTATTAAGATTTGACTAAAATATTCTTCTGAAACAGAATAATTAAAATAGACTTTTCTGGATGCTGCAGGTGGATGTGCATGAAGCCTCCATGACTAAGACGCAGAGCCATTACTTAACTCAGCACATTTTTATTGGTGAAATAAACCCTCAACACACACTGGGTAACGATAAACtatttatatgttatatattaatatttaatctttGATCGATTTCATTATTCTAGTCATCATTGGAGGACCGAGTTCATGCAAGTACAACTACACCTTTGAATTTTGTTCACAACTGAAGACTGAAAtcctatttttcattttaccaTTAGAACACAGATTATTGCAAATCacatgtcttattttgaaatgagtGATTGAATATTTATCCGCGATATGAAGTCATTATTAAACCTCATATGACTTATGAGCTTATCGCTTATTGTAAATGTCACAttggttctgtgtgtttgtcatatTCTGATAATCTCATGAAATCTGGCCTTAAGGGAAGTGTAACAGTTCTGATAAACACCTCCCAGAAAAGAAGCCCCTGGGTGAGGATGGATAGAGAGGGGGAAATGAAAAAGGTTAattacacaatgtgtgtgtgtggggaggtgAAAAATATGAGAGTATagagggaggggtggaggaggaggaggggaaacaaGAGTAAAGGTAAAACACACAGTGCATAGGTGGTGACAGGAGCGGATCTGAGAGTTAAAGCAATCAGGAGCAGGGCGGtgaagatgagggagaggagagaggaagggcaAAGGCAGAGGTGAAAGGAACGACCATCAGGAGAAGGAGAGTGTGGTCAGGAGGAGATAAAGCGTGGAGTCCGTTATCCATCTGTCCCAGGGTTAGAGTTTGACCAGCTGAGGGGGTCAGGGGTGAGGGGTCAGTGATCCTGTGGCCTGTGGTCAGTGTACCCTGGCAGATACACACAGGGGGACAGGATTATTAGAGGGATAATAAAAGGTGGATGCACAGATAGACCATCCAGTTTTAAGATTGTATTCTCTTAAAAGAATAATCTGAATTAATTctatttaaaaaagtcaaaaataaagtgaaatggGTGcggatttatttaatttaatttccatCCACAATTATTTTGCgtaaaatataatttctttATCCGTATATGCACAGGCACCACAGAATTATGTAAACTAGGAAATCAAATACCACAAATATATTGATAAGGCAAAATTTATATTTGTTCTTGTTGTTCCACGTCTATAGCCTattgataaataaacaataaaccaatataaaacaaacagcatccACCTCTTTCAGTGGATCACACCCTCCTAACTAGCTAGGACCATCAATAATATGGGTCTTATTGAATTAAATCAAGTTGATTAAATGTTCTAACAACAAATTCTAACAGATATAATCCTTTATTAATCTTTTGAATTAAGAAATGGTTTTACATGAGGTCAAGTGTAGTGTATAGTGCCCCATGAAACTGCCAAGCTCTGAAGTGGACCTCTCGGTTTAAACTACAGTAATGCTTTGAACAGCAGTGTCCCTCTTGATCAGTTAAGATCCTTTCAGCCACTTACACGATATAGGAAGTGTCATATTGAACAACTAGGTTCCACCtgttcaaagtgtgtgtgtgtctgtgtgcagtgcACAGTATGAGCAGATTTAACAAGGCGCTCAGTGGTTAGGTCAAGGATTGCTGTCCTTTACTTGTGCCTGAAAATCTATATTTCAGAAAAGGGGAAggattatatattttatgtcaaCAAGAGACGGCCTTCTcctttcgtgtgtgtgtgtctgtgtgtgtgtgtgtgtgtggcttacATTGTGCTTTTGTAAAACTTTGACTGTTGGTGTGCACGTCTGTGTTAGTGAGAAAGAAACAGACTTAACTTCTTTGTAAAAAATGTgacatcaatgaaaatgtcatatAATCACCACTGGCAATTTCCTTTAACTTCCTTATTACTTTTAGGTCCACATGAATCACATATTGAAAGTGAATACAGTCTAAAAGAAACGTTTTCTAATGCATCTGGCAAATGAAAATATCTTTCATGATCAGTCTGAGATTCTGCCAAACAAAATCAGAGAACTATAGTGTTAATGTTGTGATTTCAATCTGT
This genomic stretch from Hippoglossus hippoglossus isolate fHipHip1 chromosome 3, fHipHip1.pri, whole genome shotgun sequence harbors:
- the onecut1 gene encoding hepatocyte nuclear factor 6 isoform X1, whose protein sequence is MNAQLSMENIGDMHGVSHESVNGHGDLHSRPNPRALGHRAMGMATLLDSGDYHHGHPGHLHPAISMCEAPHGMSASSTYTTLTPLQPLPPISTVSDKFPPHHHHHHHHHPHHPHPHPHQRIPGNVSGSFTLMREDRSLAPMNSLYPAYHHKDPCMGQSLSPLSGSGLASIHTSQAGIPPYAHPGAAMPGEKMLTPSGFEAHHPAMLGRHTEQHMSSSAGMVQINGLHHHPHAHLGAQGHGQGLGNGREQASGPGQQGGGGGGVNGGQMEEVNTKEVAQRITTELKRYSIPQAIFAQRVLCRSQGTLSDLLRNPKPWSKLKSGRETFRRMWKWLQEPEFQRMSALRLAGERSLACKRKEQDHGRSERGNMSKKPRLVFTDVQRRTLHAIFKENKRPSKELQLTIAQQLGLELTTVSNFFMNARRRSLDKWVDDGSGHPGPNSCIKA
- the onecut1 gene encoding hepatocyte nuclear factor 6 isoform X2; amino-acid sequence: MNAQLSMENIGDMHGVSHESVNGHGDLHSRPNPRALGHRAMGMATLLDSGDYHHGHPGHLHPAISMCEAPHGMSASSTYTTLTPLQPLPPISTVSDKFPPHHHHHHHHHPHHPHPHPHQRIPGNVSGSFTLMREDRSLAPMNSLYPAYHHKDPCMGQSLSPLSGSGLASIHTSQAGIPPYAHPGAAMPGEKMLTPSGFEAHHPAMLGRHTEQHMSSSAGMVQINGLHHHPHAHLGAQGHGQGLGNGREQASGPGQQGGGGGGVNGGQMEEVNTKEVAQRITTELKRYSIPQAIFAQRVLCRSQGTLSDLLRNPKPWSKLKSGRETFRRMWKWLQEPEFQRMSALRLAACKRKEQDHGRSERGNMSKKPRLVFTDVQRRTLHAIFKENKRPSKELQLTIAQQLGLELTTVSNFFMNARRRSLDKWVDDGSGHPGPNSCIKA